A single window of Flagellimonas maritima DNA harbors:
- a CDS encoding cytochrome c oxidase subunit II, with translation MTALLTLTVLVLVAIAIWQMTKIFELSQLKTENTEVATDSDNKYNGYLLFAFLIFIYGITIFSFAKYTKMLLPEASSAHGGEYDQLMWVSFAIIFFVQTITQALLHYFGYKYRGEKGKKALFYADNDRLEFIWTIIPVIVLAGLILWGLYTWTNIMDVNDEDDPLIVELYAQQFNWTARYGGEDNVLGDASVRLIDINKANVLGLDESDLNAADDVIVKELHLPVGRKVNFMMRSQDVLHSAYMPHFRAQMNCVPGMITQFSFTPTITTEEIRLNPDVVDKVKRTNAIRAKRAAEGKPDSDPWEFDYVLLCNKICGKSHYNMQMKIIVETEEEYNKWMAEQATFKQTVMSDDTKQAFNTVDAASDSSEVETTPEDAIDEESTEGTMKDESADDDSEE, from the coding sequence ATGACTGCATTATTAACATTGACTGTTTTAGTACTGGTAGCAATCGCAATCTGGCAGATGACCAAGATTTTCGAATTGTCCCAATTGAAAACAGAAAACACTGAGGTAGCTACTGATTCCGATAACAAGTATAATGGCTATCTTTTGTTCGCATTCTTGATTTTTATCTACGGGATCACGATATTCAGTTTTGCGAAATATACAAAGATGCTTTTACCAGAAGCTTCATCCGCACATGGTGGTGAATACGACCAATTAATGTGGGTGTCTTTTGCCATCATCTTTTTTGTCCAGACCATTACACAAGCACTACTACATTATTTTGGCTATAAGTATCGTGGTGAAAAGGGGAAAAAAGCATTGTTTTATGCAGACAATGATCGTTTGGAGTTCATATGGACTATCATTCCTGTTATTGTGCTCGCTGGCTTGATTCTTTGGGGATTATATACATGGACAAATATTATGGATGTCAATGATGAGGACGATCCTTTGATTGTAGAACTATATGCACAGCAATTTAATTGGACGGCACGCTATGGAGGTGAAGATAATGTTCTTGGAGATGCCAGTGTACGATTAATCGATATCAACAAGGCAAATGTACTCGGTTTGGACGAATCAGACCTGAACGCAGCAGACGATGTTATTGTAAAAGAATTACATTTACCGGTAGGGCGCAAAGTGAATTTTATGATGCGATCACAAGATGTTTTGCATTCGGCCTACATGCCACATTTTAGGGCACAGATGAACTGTGTACCAGGAATGATTACACAATTTTCTTTTACACCAACAATTACTACAGAAGAGATCAGGTTAAACCCGGATGTGGTCGATAAGGTAAAAAGAACAAACGCAATAAGGGCAAAACGTGCTGCAGAAGGGAAACCGGATTCTGATCCTTGGGAATTTGATTATGTATTGCTTTGTAATAAGATATGTGGAAAGTCCCACTACAATATGCAGATGAAAATCATTGTTGAAACAGAAGAAGAATATAATAAATGGATGGCAGAGCAAGCTACCTTTAAACAGACTGTAATGTCAGACGATACAAAACAGGCATTTAATACGGTTGATGCAGCTTCAGATTCTTCCGAAGTGGAAACTACGCCTGAGGATGCTATCGATGAGGAGTCCACTGAGGGTACAATGAAAGACGAATCTGCTGATGATGATTCCGAAGAGTAA
- a CDS encoding cytochrome c oxidase subunit I: MSVTAHAPAHVDDHAHDDHGHHHKETFVTKYIFSQDHKMIAKQYLITGLIMGFIGIAMSLLFRMQLAWPGESFPIFEAVLGKWAPDGVMDADIYLALVTIHGTIMVFFVLTAGLSGTFSNLLIPLQIGARDMASGFLNMLSYWMFFTSSVIMVISLFVEAGPAAAGWTIYPPLSALPMAQPGSGAGMTLWLVSMAIFIASSLLGSLNYIVTVINLRTKGMSMTRLPLTIWAFFVTAIIGVISFPVLLSAALLLIMDRSFGTSFFLSDIFIQGEVLHYQGGSPVLYEHLFWFLGHPEVYIVLLPALGITSEVMSTNARKPIFGYRAMVASILAIAFLSTIVWGHHMFISGMNPFLGSVFTFTTLLIAIPSAVKAFNYITTLWKGNLQLNPAMLFSIGLVSTFITGGLTGIILGDSTLDINVHDTYFVVAHFHLVMGISALYGLFAGVYHWFPKMFQGRMMNKNLGYVHFWITAICAYGVFFPMHFVGMAGVPRRYYQNTAFPMFDELTNVQILMTVFAIVAGAAQLVFVYNFISSIFYGKRGDKNPWKSNTLEWTAPMEHMHGNWPGKIPHVHRWAYDYSKTYENGEYILPGQDFVPQDTPLQENEEELNH; this comes from the coding sequence ATGTCTGTAACAGCACATGCACCAGCACACGTAGATGATCATGCACATGATGATCACGGTCACCATCATAAAGAAACGTTTGTAACCAAGTACATTTTTAGTCAAGACCATAAGATGATTGCCAAGCAGTATCTTATAACAGGTCTTATTATGGGATTTATAGGCATAGCAATGTCCCTATTATTCAGGATGCAATTGGCATGGCCAGGTGAATCTTTCCCGATTTTTGAAGCTGTTCTTGGAAAATGGGCACCAGATGGTGTAATGGATGCTGATATATATCTGGCACTGGTTACTATTCACGGTACCATAATGGTATTCTTTGTACTGACTGCAGGATTGAGCGGTACGTTCAGTAATTTATTGATTCCATTACAGATTGGAGCTAGGGATATGGCATCAGGATTCTTGAACATGCTTTCCTATTGGATGTTTTTTACTTCCTCCGTAATCATGGTAATTTCATTATTTGTTGAAGCTGGGCCTGCAGCAGCAGGATGGACAATATATCCACCATTAAGTGCACTGCCAATGGCACAACCAGGTTCTGGGGCGGGTATGACACTTTGGTTGGTTTCAATGGCCATATTTATAGCATCATCATTATTAGGTTCTTTAAACTACATAGTTACGGTAATCAATTTAAGAACTAAAGGAATGTCGATGACACGCTTGCCATTAACAATTTGGGCATTCTTTGTTACCGCAATAATTGGTGTTATTTCTTTTCCAGTTTTACTTTCTGCTGCCTTGTTGTTGATTATGGATAGAAGTTTTGGAACATCATTTTTCCTTTCAGATATTTTTATTCAAGGCGAAGTATTGCATTATCAAGGAGGGTCACCGGTATTGTACGAACACTTATTCTGGTTTTTAGGGCACCCAGAGGTTTATATTGTATTATTACCTGCATTAGGTATTACATCCGAAGTAATGTCAACAAATGCGAGAAAACCAATATTTGGCTACCGAGCGATGGTCGCTTCTATTTTGGCAATTGCCTTTTTGTCCACTATAGTTTGGGGCCACCATATGTTTATTTCGGGGATGAACCCTTTCTTGGGCTCCGTATTTACGTTTACAACGCTCCTGATTGCTATTCCGTCCGCAGTTAAAGCCTTTAATTATATAACCACTTTATGGAAAGGGAATTTACAGCTCAATCCAGCCATGTTGTTTTCCATAGGCTTGGTTTCAACTTTTATAACAGGTGGTCTTACAGGAATTATTTTAGGGGACAGTACTCTGGATATTAACGTCCATGATACATATTTCGTTGTTGCCCACTTCCATTTGGTAATGGGTATCTCTGCATTATATGGTTTATTTGCAGGTGTATATCATTGGTTCCCAAAAATGTTCCAGGGTAGGATGATGAACAAAAATCTAGGGTACGTACACTTCTGGATAACCGCAATTTGCGCTTATGGGGTATTCTTTCCAATGCATTTTGTAGGTATGGCTGGTGTTCCAAGGCGTTATTACCAGAACACTGCATTTCCAATGTTTGATGAATTGACAAACGTACAGATATTAATGACTGTATTTGCTATTGTTGCAGGAGCTGCTCAGCTGGTATTTGTGTATAATTTTATTAGTAGTATATTTTACGGAAAAAGAGGAGATAAAAACCCTTGGAAATCAAATACTTTGGAGTGGACCGCACCAATGGAGCATATGCATGGAAATTGGCCCGGTAAAATACCGCACGTACACCGATGGGCTTACGACTATAGCAAGACTTACGAAAATGGCGAATATATTCTACCGGGACAGGATTTTGTACCACAGGATACTCCGCTTCAAGAAAACGAAGAAGAACTCAATCATTAA
- a CDS encoding quinol:cytochrome C oxidoreductase translates to MYTFSNRLKIGSFIAMAVGLICLATGFLTAPSTVEEAKAMVAAHDDGHGGGHGEDALHNSAAADDETVGHHGTETHSEAHDASHDEHLLHQLQNRPWSALYVAAFFFFMISLGVLAFYAVQRAAQAGWSPLLFRVMEGITAYLVPGGIIVFVILVLSVLHMNHMFVWMDAEVVAEDKLLQGKAGYLDATFFLIRAAIFLGGWIFYREYSRKLSLAQDASDDNSNFVKNFRWSAAFLVFYLITESMMSWDWIMSVDPHWFSTLFGWYVFASMFVSGITVIAMITIYLKSKGHLPDVNDSHIHDLAKFMFGISIFWTYLWFSQFMLIWYANIPEEVTYFITRIEDYKLPFFGMLAMNFIFPLLVLMNSDYKRVNWFVIMAGIIILFGHYMDVFNMIMPATVGDQWYIGLPEIGGILFFGGLFVYWVFNTLTKQPLQPKRNPFIEESRQFHY, encoded by the coding sequence ATGTACACGTTTTCAAACAGACTTAAAATAGGATCTTTCATTGCAATGGCAGTAGGATTGATTTGTTTAGCAACAGGTTTTTTAACTGCTCCCAGTACTGTGGAAGAAGCCAAGGCAATGGTCGCGGCTCATGATGATGGTCACGGTGGCGGACATGGTGAAGATGCATTACATAATAGTGCAGCTGCAGATGATGAGACGGTGGGTCATCATGGTACAGAAACACATTCTGAAGCGCATGATGCATCACACGACGAGCATTTGTTACATCAATTACAAAACAGACCTTGGTCTGCTTTGTATGTAGCAGCTTTTTTCTTTTTTATGATATCATTGGGTGTTTTGGCGTTTTATGCCGTTCAACGAGCCGCACAGGCAGGTTGGTCACCGCTGTTGTTCCGTGTTATGGAAGGGATTACTGCCTATCTGGTTCCCGGTGGGATTATAGTATTCGTTATTTTGGTTCTTAGTGTATTGCACATGAACCATATGTTCGTTTGGATGGATGCAGAAGTAGTTGCCGAAGATAAATTGTTACAGGGGAAAGCAGGGTATTTGGACGCTACTTTCTTTTTGATCCGTGCTGCAATTTTCTTGGGAGGATGGATTTTCTATAGAGAATATTCCAGAAAGCTTTCCTTGGCTCAGGATGCATCGGATGACAATTCAAATTTCGTTAAGAATTTCAGATGGTCTGCCGCTTTTTTGGTATTTTATCTAATAACAGAATCAATGATGTCTTGGGATTGGATTATGAGTGTGGACCCACACTGGTTCAGTACTTTGTTCGGATGGTATGTTTTCGCAAGCATGTTTGTTTCGGGAATAACCGTAATCGCTATGATTACGATATATTTAAAATCAAAGGGGCATTTACCAGATGTAAACGATAGCCATATTCATGATTTGGCAAAGTTCATGTTTGGAATAAGTATTTTTTGGACCTACCTGTGGTTCTCGCAGTTCATGTTGATTTGGTATGCCAATATACCAGAGGAAGTTACCTATTTTATAACCAGAATCGAAGATTACAAGCTGCCATTTTTCGGAATGTTGGCGATGAACTTCATTTTCCCATTGTTGGTATTGATGAACAGCGATTATAAAAGAGTAAATTGGTTCGTGATAATGGCTGGGATTATTATCCTCTTTGGTCATTACATGGACGTTTTCAATATGATTATGCCTGCTACAGTTGGGGATCAATGGTATATAGGATTACCTGAAATTGGAGGAATATTGTTCTTTGGGGGATTATTTGTATACTGGGTATTCAATACCCTTACCAAGCAACCTTTACAGCCCAAGCGCAATCCATTTATAGAGGAGAGTAGACAATTTCATTATTAA
- a CDS encoding c-type cytochrome has translation MKHLVKIGIVLIFVLFFSACADKNSPNYQYMPNMYESVGYETYEKVDNGLFPKGTEAMLPAENTISRGYMPYEFENTPEGKELARLQSSPLDSLKREENLAAGGQLYTVYCAICHGDKGAGQGTLVKREKILGVPSYDDVARNINVGSTYHTIYYGLNSMGSYASQFANEEEMWQVSEYVMKLKEDLTK, from the coding sequence ATGAAGCATTTAGTTAAAATAGGTATTGTTTTGATTTTTGTTCTGTTTTTTTCGGCATGTGCTGATAAAAACAGCCCAAATTATCAATATATGCCAAACATGTATGAGTCCGTGGGTTATGAAACCTATGAAAAAGTAGACAACGGATTGTTTCCTAAAGGAACAGAAGCTATGCTTCCAGCGGAAAATACTATTTCTAGGGGATATATGCCTTACGAATTTGAGAATACGCCCGAGGGAAAGGAATTGGCAAGACTGCAATCCAGTCCGCTTGACTCATTAAAACGAGAAGAGAACCTGGCCGCTGGAGGTCAATTATATACTGTTTATTGTGCCATTTGCCATGGTGACAAAGGTGCAGGACAGGGGACCTTGGTCAAACGCGAAAAAATATTGGGTGTTCCCAGTTATGATGACGTTGCCCGTAATATTAATGTGGGGAGTACCTACCATACCATTTATTATGGCTTGAACTCTATGGGTTCTTACGCCTCTCAATTTGCCAACGAAGAAGAGATGTGGCAAGTATCGGAATACGTTATGAAATTAAAGGAAGACCTAACAAAATAA
- a CDS encoding DUF3341 domain-containing protein, whose translation MASKVIQALYTDDDILMHAVKKVRAAHHHIEEVYTPFPVHGLDKAMGLADTRIAITSFMYGCLGLAVAILMMNYIMIEDWPQDIGGKPSFSYLENMPAFVPIMFELTVFFAAHLMVITFYLRSRMWPFKNAENPDVRTTDDHFLMEIGIHDNEKELTDLLWDTGAVEINVTEKES comes from the coding sequence ATGGCGTCAAAAGTTATACAGGCACTTTACACTGATGATGATATATTGATGCATGCCGTTAAAAAAGTAAGGGCAGCACACCATCATATCGAAGAAGTGTATACACCTTTTCCCGTACATGGATTGGACAAAGCAATGGGACTTGCGGATACCAGAATAGCGATTACTTCCTTTATGTATGGTTGCTTGGGACTTGCAGTTGCCATACTCATGATGAACTATATCATGATTGAAGACTGGCCACAGGATATTGGAGGAAAACCAAGCTTCAGTTATTTGGAAAATATGCCTGCTTTTGTTCCGATTATGTTTGAATTGACCGTATTCTTTGCAGCGCACTTAATGGTTATTACATTTTATCTTAGAAGTAGGATGTGGCCATTCAAAAATGCTGAAAATCCAGATGTAAGAACTACGGATGATCATTTTTTAATGGAGATAGGCATTCATGACAATGAGAAAGAACTTACGGATTTACTGTGGGATACTGGAGCTGTGGAAATAAATGTTACAGAAAAGGAGTCATAA
- a CDS encoding GIN domain-containing protein translates to MKNLILLLILLGYITSTAQRKPRIKGSRTVTEVNEELPDFNAIQLNDDLDIVLKKSFGPGYIIAADDNLVDILKFVVEDSTLIISSFYDVSSKKQLDITINYTELKAITIKNGNVVSDDIIKSDELFVDAFADTRMNLKASAAVMDINLEDTSSGDFNVDVDSLNISINNRASAYVYAVNETSRADLEGNASLTLEGTTDRLEINLISNAKFKGEKMETASLKANLENTSNARLYAFKDLELSAKGNSKIYLFGNPKITILEFLDTAQLIKKVE, encoded by the coding sequence GTGAAAAACCTCATTCTTCTTTTAATATTGTTAGGCTATATCACATCCACAGCACAACGTAAACCAAGAATAAAAGGAAGTAGGACTGTAACGGAAGTTAATGAAGAACTGCCGGATTTCAATGCAATTCAACTGAATGATGATTTGGATATTGTATTAAAAAAATCATTTGGACCAGGCTACATAATAGCAGCAGATGATAATCTGGTAGACATATTAAAGTTTGTAGTCGAAGATAGCACCCTAATTATAAGCTCTTTTTACGATGTCTCTTCCAAAAAACAGCTCGATATAACTATAAACTACACAGAACTCAAGGCAATTACTATTAAAAATGGCAATGTTGTTTCAGATGATATCATAAAAAGTGATGAATTATTTGTTGATGCCTTTGCGGATACAAGAATGAATTTAAAAGCGAGCGCTGCTGTAATGGATATTAATTTGGAAGATACAAGTTCTGGTGATTTTAATGTAGATGTAGACTCGCTTAACATTAGTATAAATAATAGGGCATCTGCTTATGTGTATGCGGTAAACGAAACCAGTAGGGCTGATTTGGAAGGTAATGCTTCATTAACATTGGAAGGAACAACCGACCGATTGGAAATTAATCTAATCTCCAATGCGAAATTTAAAGGTGAAAAAATGGAAACGGCTTCACTTAAAGCAAATCTTGAGAATACCTCAAATGCCAGACTATACGCCTTTAAGGATTTGGAATTATCTGCCAAGGGCAATTCAAAAATCTATCTTTTCGGAAATCCAAAAATCACCATACTGGAATTTTTGGATACCGCCCAATTGATAAAGAAGGTAGAATAA